The Cyanobacterium sp. T60_A2020_053 region TTTTAGTTTGTAAGGCTACAATTATCATAGCAACACTATTACGACTAAATTACTGTCAGTATCAGGATAGACAACAGTCAACGAAGAAAGTGAAAATATGTTGCAGATTGAAAAAAAGTTCGTTAATATAGTTTATATTGAAGTGAACAATACGACACGGGTCGCTAGCTCAGCGGTAGAGCACTCGGCTTTTAACTGATTGGTCCTGAGTTCGAATCTCAGGCGACCCATAAAAGCATATATCATTTATACCATTTAAAGTGTGATTTGAATCACTACTTTGCACACTAATAATTGTATGAATTATTTTCTCAGTGGATAAATTCATATCTTTGATATTACCTGCTTCAGAAAGTGACAAAAGAGGAATATTATACCAATTTTTAGAAATTATTATATTTTGGAGATGACTAATGAAACAATCATCTTACCCGTATTTCTGGAGATATCAATGCTTTTTGTTTCTCCCAAAGGCACAAACAAAATCTTTATGAAAATCAAAAGTGTAGTTTAAGAAAATTAAAACTACTGTAAGATAAGTCTCAAAACAAACATAAAAAATAATTATGTTAAGACTAATATTGGTTATCTTCATAAGCCTCAGCGCCCTCCAGCCTTCAGCCATTGCTCAAGAAAGATTATTTACCGATTTATCATTACAATATGTCAGTAATTATGAACTAACAACAAAAACCTTTAACGATACTACTATCGGCGGTTTCTCCGGCATCACCTATAACCCCCAACAAGAAGAATATTATCTCATCTCCGATGATAGGTCTAGCATTAACCCAGCGCGCTTCTACACCGCCAAAATCAACTATGATGACACAGGCATCAAAGAAGTAAAAATCATCGGGGTAAACTACCTCAAAAATCAACAGGGGCAACTTTATGCTAATAATAACATTGATACCGAAGCCATCGCCTACAGCCCTCGCAATACCCTGTTTATCTCCAGCGAAGGAGTCAGCAATAAAGCCATTCCCCCATTCATCAATCAATATGACTTACAAGGCAACTTCCTTTCCGCCGTACCCATTCCCAATCGCTACATCTATGATAAAAAAGAAAATAAAGGTATCCAAGATAACTATGGTTTTGAATCCCTCACCATCAAAGCCAACGGCATCAGTAAAGAAGACCCATTTAGATTATTTACCAGCACAGAATTAGCATTAAGTCAAGACTTTGACCCCAAAAATATTAATAGCTTATTGCGTAGTCGAATGATGCACTATGTAGTTAACCCTTTTAGTACACCCGTATTAATTGCTGAACATCTTTACCCTGTAGATAAACCACCATTGGGAGTGATAGTTAATGGCATCAGTGAATTATTAGCCCTTCCCCAAGAAGGTTATTTATTAAGTTTAGAAAGAAACTTGGGCTTGAGAGGATTTGGAGCAAAAATATATCAAATTGTAATGGCAAATGCCAGTGATATTAGTAACGAAAAAAGTTTAGCAGGAAATATTGACAGCATTAATCCTATTAGTAAAAAATTAGTTTTTGACCTACAAAACCTAAATATAGAATTGGATAATTTGGAAGGAATGACTATGGGAAAACCCTTAGCAGATGGTAATCAAAGTTTAATTTTAGTTAGTGATAATAACTTTACACCTAATCGCCAAAAAACCCAATTTATTCTCTTGAAAATGGCTTACCACTAGAAAATTCCTAGGCTAGGTTGAGGCAAAAAACCCCACATCCCCAACCATAATTTCATGATCCCATATTTAAGGTAAGAGGTTATCTAACTTAATCATTTTGTGTTGGGTTGCGCTTCGTTTAACCCAACCTACAAAATCATTTTTAAGTGGTGATTTTCAAAACTGCCATAAAAGCCTCTTGTGGTACATCCACAGTACCGATAGACTTCATGCGCTTTTTACCTTTAGCTTGTTTTTGTAGTAGTTTTTTCTTACGACTAATATCACCACCATAGCATTTTGCTAGTACATCTTTACGCAAAGCTGGAATATGTTCACTAGCGATAATTTTTGCCCCGATAGCTGCTTGAATAGGTACTTTAAATTGGTGACGAGGAATTAGTTCCTTGAGTTTTTCCGTCAGCGCCCTCCCCACATGATAAGCCTTATCACGATGCACAATCATCGCTAGGGCATCCACTGGGTCTTTATTTACCATAATATCAAGACGGATTAAGTTATTTTCTCGATAACCGATTAATTGATATTCCATACTAGCGTAACCACGGGAGCGAGATTTAAGTTGATCGAAAAAGTCCGTTACCACTTCCGCCAAAGGCAATTCATAAATTAAATTAGTGCGGTTCATCGTAAAATATTTCATATCAATGAAAACACCGCGCCGAGTTTGACACAAATCCATTAGCGCCCCTACATAGGTTTCAGGAGTGATCATTTCTACCTTTATATAAGGTTCTTCGATTTTAACCCGTTTTTGGGGATCGGGGAGGGCGCTGGGATTATCGATATAAATCTCTTCGCCGTCAGTGGTAGTAACTCGATAAACCACGGAGGGCGCTGTGGTGATTAAATCAAGATTATATTCCCTTTCTAGTCTTTCTTGGACGATTTCTAAATGTAACAAGCCCAAGAAACCGCAACGGAAACCAAAGCCCATGGCGCTGGATGTTTCAGGCTCATAAGACAGCGCCGCATCATTTAACTTTAACTTTTCTAAAGCATCTTTGAGGTCAGCATACTGGTCCGCATCCGTCGGGAAAAGCCCACAAAATACCATGGGTTTAGCCTCAGTATAACCGGGTAAAGGCTCAGTGGCTTTACTACTCATCAGGGTAATGGTATCCCCCACCCTCGCATCTTCTACAGTTTTAATCGATGCCGCCAAATAACCCACTTCTCCAGCGTGTAATTCATCTACTTGAATTTGATTAGGCGATAAAATACCAATTTCATCTAAATCATATTGCTTACCAGAAGCCATTAAAAGAATGCGATCACCCTTTTTAACTGAACCATCCACCACTCGGAAATAAACCACAACCCCCCGATAAGGATCATAATAGCTGTCAAAAATTAGCGCCCGAAAAGGTTTATCAATAGTATCTGCAGGAGGAGGAACTTGATCCACGATTGCTTGTAAAATATCATCAATACCAATGCCATTTTTAGCAGAAGCACGGATAATATTACTACAATCCAAGCCAATTACTTCCTCAATTTCATTAATAACTCTTTCCGGTTCAGCGCCCGGCAGGTCAATTTTATTTAAAATGGGGATAATTTCGAGGTTATTTTCGAGGGCAAGATAAACGTTAGCGAGGGTTTGAGCTTCTACCCCTTGGGAAGCATCTACCACCAAGAGCGCCCCTTCACAGGCGGCAAGAGATCGAGATACTTCATAGGAAAAGTCAACGTGTCCGGGGGTATCAATGAGGTTAAGTACATAATCTTCACCATCTTTAGCCTTATAATTCATCCGCGCGGCTTGAAGTTTGATGGTAATACCTCTCTCCCTTTCCAAATCCATGTTATCGAGAAACTGCTCCTTCATCTCCCGAACTGCCACAGTTTCGGTATTTTGTAGCATCCGATCTGCTAGAGTTGATTTACCATGATCAATGTGAGCAATAATAGAAAAATTGCGCAGTCGTTTTACGGGAGCGTCAGTCATAGAGGTTATCTCGATACTAAGTAGATTCTTTTTACATTTCTTTACTTATTCTAATATTATTTTGTTGATTATGACCAATTGTTGGTTATTTCTTGGTTGTATCTCAGTGAAAATATGAGTAAGCGTTATTAATGATAATTAATCTACACTTTCATAATCTCCAGTAATAGTTTCATCCTGATCATAATCAAAATCAAATTCATTAGTACCGGCTGAAATTTGGCTCAAACCGCTTAAAATTTCCTCCTCAATGCTCTTGAATTCGCCATCATCGCCATCGATGGATTCATACATAGTGGATCCTTGTACTTCTGGGAGAGGGGCGCTGGAATTCATATCATTATCATAGGCTCTAGCGCCCGCATTAATAATAGTTTCTCGTAAATCCGTCAACATAGATTCAATTTGACCCACCGAAATATCGGGAGAATCAATGGCGCGAGCAATTTTATTTTTTTTCTGGTTAATTTCTTCCTGTAAAGAAGATGAAGCCAACCCCGGATTTTTCTCCAAACTCAATTCATAACTGTACAATAAACTATCTAACTGTTTTTTCACCTCCACTAATTCCACTCGACGGCGATCGGTTGAAGCATTCTGTTGAGCCTCGATGCGCATGGATTCGATTTCCGCAGGGTCTAAAGCACCCGTATTACTAATCACGATACCCTGCTCTAATCCTGTGCCTTTGTCTCTGGCACTAACTTTTAAAATACCATCCGCATCAATGTCAAAAGACACTTCAATTTGAGGAATGCCCCGAGGAGCAGGGGGAATACCTGTTAACAAAAACTTCCCTAAACTCTTATTATCCTTGACCATGGAGCGCTCACCCTGTAAAACGTGAACCTCTACAGAAGTTTGACCATCTACCGCCGTAGAAAAAATTTGCGCTCGGCTAGTGGGAATCGTGGTGTTGCGTTCAATAATTTTGGTAAATACTTCTCCCAAAGTTTCCAAACCAAGGGATAACGGTGTGACATCTAATAACAACAAATTGCGCACTTCACCGCCCAAAACTCCCCCCTGCACAGCCGCACCCAATGCTACCGCTTCATCAGGATTGATCGATCGGTCAATTTGAATTCTTTTGCCAAAAAACTCCTCAATTTTAGCGGAAATAGCAGGCATTCTCGTTGATCCGCCCACCAATACCACCCGATTAATTTTATCCTTGCTCAACTCTGAATCATTGAGAGCCCGTCGCATGGGAGGGATAATTTCATCGACTAAGGGCGCTACTAATTCTTCTAAATGAGGACGAGACAACTCTAACTCTAAATGTTTAGGACCACTATCATCCGCAGTGATAAAAGGTAAATTGATGGAAGTTTCCTTGAGGTTGGATAACTCAATTTTGGCTTTTTCAGCAGCTTCTCGCAGTCTCTGGAGAGCCATTTTATCAGAACTGAGATCAATGCCTTCCTGTTGTTTAAATTTATCGATTAACCAATCAACAATCAAAGCATCAAAATCATCTCCCCCTAACTGATTATTACCAGAAGTGGAAACCACTTCAAAAATACCGTTACCCAGTTGTAATACAGACACGTCAAACGTTCCACCGCCAAGGTCAAAGACTAAAACGTGTTGCTCCTCATCCTGTTTATCTAAACCGTAGGCAAGGGCAGCAGCGGTAGGTTCGTTGATAATGCGCATTACTTCCAAACCAGCGATCGTTCCAGCATCTTTAGTGGCTTGACGTTGGGCATCGGTAAAATAAGCTGGAACTGTAATTACCGCTTTACTGACTGATTCTCCTAAAAAGGTTTCAGCATCAGCTTTTAGCTTTTGCAAAATCATGGAAGATATTTCTTGGGGAGTGTAATTTTTTCCCTGAATTTGTACATCCACTGTATCATCTTTCCCTAAAGCACAATCATATGTCACCCTTTTGCGATCATGATCTGTGTCTGACCATCTTCTACCAATAAATCTTTTAATGCTGTAGATGGTATTTTCGGCGTTAGTAACAGCTTGGCGCTTTGCTAGTTGACCTACTAAACGCTGAGAACCTTTACCAAAACCAACAATACTAGGGGTAGTCCGTGAGCCTTCTTGGTTGGTGATGATTAACGGCTTACCACCTTCCAAAACTGCGACACAACTGTTAGTTGTTCCTAAATCAATTCCGATTACTTTTCCCATAACTCACAGCAGTAAAGATTTACTTATTTATTTTGGTCACTTGCTCAAAATTATGCCCAAAAGGACGACATTTTTTAACTTACAAGGAAATTTAATATTTATATCACTAACCAAAAGTAATTAAACTTACCTTTTTACAGGGTTAATCAAACTATGTTTGGCTTTTCATTTTATCCTCTACCACTAATAACTATTTAAACAAAGTAGTCAGAATAAAAAATAAGAAATGTTTACACATAGGCAAGATTAATAATTAAGAGTCAAAAGTTTGACGGTTAATTCTTGTGTAAAAAGTGCTTTGGTTCAAAACATTGATACTTTTGATTTGATCTTTATTTTTTTGAAAAACTTGGTCAAGTTTTTCAATTAAACTCTATGGGTTAGTGAATAAAGTTTTCTTAAGTCTATAACCAATTTCGGCAAACTATTCATTTTTTTCTTCGTTTTCTGGAGGGGTATCGTTTTCCATGGGTGCTGCCACTTTAACCATGGCATAACGGAGAACTTCTTCATTGAGCATATAGCCTCTAACTAACTGCTCTAATACCGTACCTTCTGGCTCTGGGCTTGATTCTCTGAGCATGGCTTCGTGGAAGTTGGGGTCAAATATTTGACCTTCAGGGCGCATGGCGGAAACCCCTAGTTTTTTGAGGGCATCAACGAAGTTTTTATAAACTCCTTGATAGCTTCGATGAATTACCATTTCGCCGTCATTGGCTGGTTTTATATGGCTTCTAGCTCTTTCAAAGTTATCCACTACGGAAAGTAATTCTGTGATAGTTTTTTTCTTGACTTGGGTTTCTAGTTCCTCTTTTTCTTTGCTGGTGCGCCGGCGATAGTTGTCGAAGTCAGCGGTTAACCTCATGTATTGCCCTTGAATGGCTTGATTTTGTTCTTGTTGTATGGTTAGTTGTTCTTTGAGGTGGGCGATTTCGGTTTGTAATAGTTTAATTTCTTCGTTTTCGTCCTCTGGAGGGGAATTTTCTTCTGTTTCTGCGGTGGTAACTTCTTCCTCTGATTTTATTTCATCGATGGTTGCCGTGTCGGGGTGAGGGGCGCTGGTGTTTTGTTCTAACTCTTGTAATTCCTGATTTAAGTCAGTTACTTCCTCTGTATCATCCAGAATTAAATCTTCTGTATTTTCTGAAGATAAATTATTGTTAAGTTCTTTAACTTCTTGGTCTATTTCCATGTAATTATTAGTTTCAGTCATGATGAACTAAGGTATATATTTTTACGATTAGCGATAATGTTAATTATATTCTGAGGGCAAGTGTCAAGTGTTAGTTTGTTGCAATTATGATTTTTACTTTCACTGCCTTTATTTTTTCCTTTAAGGATTAGTTTGGAGTCTTCTTGGTTAGGTCAAGATGATAAGTTTTATTATAACAGCTTGAGACCCTCTTTCTTGAAAAAGGGAGTAGGTAACGGAAAAATTGATAATTGATCAAAAGTATAAGGGGTAAAGGGGCAACAGGGGAAATAATAATTCATCATCCATTACTCTCACGACTCCACTTTTTTTAGCAGAGTCTGGGTAAGGCATATTATGCAGAAAATACATAATCAAGTTGTGTTAACAGTATGAAATTTATTATTTAGTAGTGAAACTGACAAAAAAAAGGTGGGATAAATTGCTAGTCTGTTGCCATTAAAAATAAATTCACTGGTATAAGAAGGGAAGTTATGACTGTAGCAACGGGTAAAAAAGTAAAGCTAAATAAAATAGAGAAAGTTAAGGCTGAAAAAGACGGTTTGGATGTTAGAAATGAGGTGGAAAAATTTGCGGAAATGGGCTGGGAAGCTCTTGGGGATGCTGATTTAACTATTCGTCTGAAATGGTTAGGGGTGTTTTTTCGTCCTGTGACTCCGGGTAAGTTTATGTTGCGTTTGAGAGTGCCAAATGGTGTGCTTAATAGTCAGCAGATGACGACTTTAGGTCAAATTATTCAGCGTTATGGGGATGATGGTAGTGCTGATATTACTACTCGTCAGAATATTCAACTAAGAGGAGTTTTATTGGAAGACATCTCGGCTATTTTTAGTCAACTGGAGGCGGTGGGTTTAACTTCGATTCAGTCGGGCATGGATAATGTGCGTAATTTAACTGGCTCTCCAGTGGCTGGTATTGATCCTGATGAGTTATACGATACTAGGGAGGTTAATTATAAGTTACAGAACATGATTACTAATAATGGTCAAGGTAATTATGATTTTAGTAATTTACCCCGTAAGTTTAATATTGCGGTGGAGGGCGCACGAGATAATTCTATTCATGCAGAAATTAATGATGTGGCTTTTATTCCTGCTTTTAAGGGTGAGGAGTTGGGTTTTAATGTTTTAGTGGGGGGATATTTGTCGGCGCAGAGGTGCACTGAGGCGATTCCGATGGATGTATGGGTTAAGGCTGATGATGAGGAAATTGTGGAACTTTGTCGGGCTATTTTGACGGTTTATACTCGGTATGGTTTAGAAGAAGGTTTACGGGAGAATCGTGCTAAGGCGCGTTTAATGTGGTTGGTGGAAACTTGGGGGGTGAATCGTTTTCGTATTGAAATTGAGAAGGAGTTGGGTAAGTCGTTGGAGTTTGCAGCGCCCTCCACCGCTATCACTATGGATAAAAAAGACCATATCGGAGTACATCCGCAAAAACAAGAGGGTTATAATTATATTGGTATTCATGTACCTGCTGGACGCTTGGATGCGGAGGCAATGTTTGCGGTAGCGCGCCTCGCCGATGTTTATGGTAATGGGGAGGTGCGCGCTACGGTGGAGCAAAATTTCGTTATTCCTTATGTGGCTGATGACAAGGTGGAAGCCTTTTTGAGTGAGCCTATTTTACAAAAATATTCCGTCAATCCTAGTCCTTTAACTAGATCATTAGTATCATGTACCGGCGCACGCTATTGTAATTTTGCTTTAGTGGAAACTAAAGAGCGAGGGTTAAAATTAGCCCAAGAGTTGGATAATGAGTTAAATATCCCCGAAAGAGTGCGTATTCACTGGACAGGTTGCCCTAACTCTTGCGGACAAGCTCAAGCTGGTGATATTGGCATAATGGGTACAAAAGCGAAAAAAGATGGTCAGGTGGTGGAAGGGGTTAACCTTTTCTTGGGCGGTAAAGTGGGTAAGGATGCTAAGTTAGGGGAATTAGCTCAAAAAAGTATCCCTTGTGATGATCTCAAATCGGTTTTGAAGGATATTTTAATTGATCAGTTTGGCGCTACTGTTAAGTAGTTAGATTGGGAAGGAGAGGGGAAATTTAGAATTTAGAATTATGAGGTTTTACTATTCTTGTGTAGTGTATGTAATCTTGTATTTTAACTGTATTTTTAAAAACGTTATTTTGCGTATTTTTTGATACTTGCAGTTATGTCTTAACCTCTATGAATCAACACTTCTGAATTATATCAAGTTCAGATAATTAGTTACAAATAGATTATTTCTTCGCACTTTACCCACCGTGTAATGAATTACACGGAACCAATGGTATCTCGTTCAATAAATTGAACTAAGATATTAATCTCACTAATTTGTAAGTGATTAAACGGACTTGGTATTATTCGGCAAACCCTAATTAATAGTCTTTCGTTATCAATTATCCATTGTCAATTATTTATTGTTCATTGTGCGTTACAATTTATTACTTACTTTAATAAAAAAATCTAAAAATACACGATTATGGCAACCCAAGTAAAATCAAGCCAATATAACATCGAACAGTTACAAAAAGCATATAATGCCGATCAACAAGTTAAATATATGCACTTAGAGGCGGAAATTGAGCTTTTATTACATCAAATTAGAGCTAACAAAAAAGAACAAAATTAGGTTAAATTAAATATTAGAAAGGGGTTTCAACCCCTTTTTTTGTTTTGTTTGACATGAGGAAAAAATTTTGTTAACACTAGGGGTAAATATTGACCACATTGCTACTATTCGTCAGGCGAGGAGAACAGTTGAACCAGACCCGATTGCTGGAGCGGTATTGGCGGAGTTGGCGGGCGCTGATGGCATTACGGCGCACTTGCGCGAGGATAGGCGCCACATTCAAGATCGAGATATTCGCTTGTTAAGGCAAACGGTGCGCACTCACCTGAATTTGGAAATGGCGCCCACCACCGAAATGATCAATATTGCGTTAGAGATTAAACCTGATTATGTCACCCTCGTGCCGGAAAATCGCCAAGAAGTTACCACGGAAGGGGGTATCGATATTGTTAATAATCTCTCTCGTTTTACTGAAGTTGTGGCACAGTTGGAGGGCGCTGGAATCCCTGTGAGTTGGTTTATTGATGCCGATGATGCCCAAATTGAGGCGGCGGCAAAAACTAAGGCTCAATTTATTGAGTTACACACTGGCAAATATGCCGATGCGCCCTCCGCCGATATTCAACAACAAGAGTTGAGGGCGCTGGATTTAGGCACCCGGAGGGCGCTGGATTTAGGTTTAAGAGTCAATGCTGGGCATGGTTTAACCTATTGGAATGTTTATCCCGTGGCTTGTATTGAGGGCATGGAAGAACTTAATATCGGTCATAGTATCATTAGTCGCTCTGTTTTAGTTGGTTTAGAAAGAGCAGTTAGAGAAATGAAATTGGCAATGAGAGGGCAATTATAAATTATTGTGTAGGGGTTGAATATGATTCAACCCATGAAACGCTTTATATCAAGTCTATTTAATTACTTACAAATCAGTAATATCAACATCTTAGTTCAATTTATTGAACGAAAAACTAATAGCCGTGTAATTCATTACACGGTTGGGAAATTGCTTGAGATTATTCGTCAAAACTAATCTAAAATGGTGAGCGTTATCCACCCTATATTTATGAAAATTTTAGTAGTTGGACATTCTTATATCGTTGATTTAAACTGCACTAAATGGAGAGAATTAGCTAAAATTTCGCCTAATATTGAAGTGAGGATAATTGTCCCTAAAATTTGGAATCCTAAAGGGGTTCAAAATAATATTATCAAAACAGAATTTAAAGATGAGGGCAATTTAAAAGTAATTCCTGTCAGTAATTTTAGTCAAAATCATCAAGGTTTACTTTGTTTTGGGCTAGATATTATCAATATTTTAAAGACCTTTAAACCCGATATAATTCAAGTAGAACAAGGTGTTAAATCTCTTGCTTATGCTCAATTTATTATCTTAAATAAGCTCTTAAATATTC contains the following coding sequences:
- the lepA gene encoding elongation factor 4, producing the protein MTDAPVKRLRNFSIIAHIDHGKSTLADRMLQNTETVAVREMKEQFLDNMDLERERGITIKLQAARMNYKAKDGEDYVLNLIDTPGHVDFSYEVSRSLAACEGALLVVDASQGVEAQTLANVYLALENNLEIIPILNKIDLPGAEPERVINEIEEVIGLDCSNIIRASAKNGIGIDDILQAIVDQVPPPADTIDKPFRALIFDSYYDPYRGVVVYFRVVDGSVKKGDRILLMASGKQYDLDEIGILSPNQIQVDELHAGEVGYLAASIKTVEDARVGDTITLMSSKATEPLPGYTEAKPMVFCGLFPTDADQYADLKDALEKLKLNDAALSYEPETSSAMGFGFRCGFLGLLHLEIVQERLEREYNLDLITTAPSVVYRVTTTDGEEIYIDNPSALPDPQKRVKIEEPYIKVEMITPETYVGALMDLCQTRRGVFIDMKYFTMNRTNLIYELPLAEVVTDFFDQLKSRSRGYASMEYQLIGYRENNLIRLDIMVNKDPVDALAMIVHRDKAYHVGRALTEKLKELIPRHQFKVPIQAAIGAKIIASEHIPALRKDVLAKCYGGDISRKKKLLQKQAKGKKRMKSIGTVDVPQEAFMAVLKITT
- a CDS encoding esterase-like activity of phytase family protein → MLRLILVIFISLSALQPSAIAQERLFTDLSLQYVSNYELTTKTFNDTTIGGFSGITYNPQQEEYYLISDDRSSINPARFYTAKINYDDTGIKEVKIIGVNYLKNQQGQLYANNNIDTEAIAYSPRNTLFISSEGVSNKAIPPFINQYDLQGNFLSAVPIPNRYIYDKKENKGIQDNYGFESLTIKANGISKEDPFRLFTSTELALSQDFDPKNINSLLRSRMMHYVVNPFSTPVLIAEHLYPVDKPPLGVIVNGISELLALPQEGYLLSLERNLGLRGFGAKIYQIVMANASDISNEKSLAGNIDSINPISKKLVFDLQNLNIELDNLEGMTMGKPLADGNQSLILVSDNNFTPNRQKTQFILLKMAYH
- a CDS encoding ferredoxin--nitrite reductase, whose amino-acid sequence is MTVATGKKVKLNKIEKVKAEKDGLDVRNEVEKFAEMGWEALGDADLTIRLKWLGVFFRPVTPGKFMLRLRVPNGVLNSQQMTTLGQIIQRYGDDGSADITTRQNIQLRGVLLEDISAIFSQLEAVGLTSIQSGMDNVRNLTGSPVAGIDPDELYDTREVNYKLQNMITNNGQGNYDFSNLPRKFNIAVEGARDNSIHAEINDVAFIPAFKGEELGFNVLVGGYLSAQRCTEAIPMDVWVKADDEEIVELCRAILTVYTRYGLEEGLRENRAKARLMWLVETWGVNRFRIEIEKELGKSLEFAAPSTAITMDKKDHIGVHPQKQEGYNYIGIHVPAGRLDAEAMFAVARLADVYGNGEVRATVEQNFVIPYVADDKVEAFLSEPILQKYSVNPSPLTRSLVSCTGARYCNFALVETKERGLKLAQELDNELNIPERVRIHWTGCPNSCGQAQAGDIGIMGTKAKKDGQVVEGVNLFLGGKVGKDAKLGELAQKSIPCDDLKSVLKDILIDQFGATVK
- the grpE gene encoding nucleotide exchange factor GrpE, coding for MTETNNYMEIDQEVKELNNNLSSENTEDLILDDTEEVTDLNQELQELEQNTSAPHPDTATIDEIKSEEEVTTAETEENSPPEDENEEIKLLQTEIAHLKEQLTIQQEQNQAIQGQYMRLTADFDNYRRRTSKEKEELETQVKKKTITELLSVVDNFERARSHIKPANDGEMVIHRSYQGVYKNFVDALKKLGVSAMRPEGQIFDPNFHEAMLRESSPEPEGTVLEQLVRGYMLNEEVLRYAMVKVAAPMENDTPPENEEKNE
- the dnaK gene encoding molecular chaperone DnaK, producing the protein MGKVIGIDLGTTNSCVAVLEGGKPLIITNQEGSRTTPSIVGFGKGSQRLVGQLAKRQAVTNAENTIYSIKRFIGRRWSDTDHDRKRVTYDCALGKDDTVDVQIQGKNYTPQEISSMILQKLKADAETFLGESVSKAVITVPAYFTDAQRQATKDAGTIAGLEVMRIINEPTAAALAYGLDKQDEEQHVLVFDLGGGTFDVSVLQLGNGIFEVVSTSGNNQLGGDDFDALIVDWLIDKFKQQEGIDLSSDKMALQRLREAAEKAKIELSNLKETSINLPFITADDSGPKHLELELSRPHLEELVAPLVDEIIPPMRRALNDSELSKDKINRVVLVGGSTRMPAISAKIEEFFGKRIQIDRSINPDEAVALGAAVQGGVLGGEVRNLLLLDVTPLSLGLETLGEVFTKIIERNTTIPTSRAQIFSTAVDGQTSVEVHVLQGERSMVKDNKSLGKFLLTGIPPAPRGIPQIEVSFDIDADGILKVSARDKGTGLEQGIVISNTGALDPAEIESMRIEAQQNASTDRRRVELVEVKKQLDSLLYSYELSLEKNPGLASSSLQEEINQKKNKIARAIDSPDISVGQIESMLTDLRETIINAGARAYDNDMNSSAPLPEVQGSTMYESIDGDDGEFKSIEEEILSGLSQISAGTNEFDFDYDQDETITGDYESVD
- a CDS encoding pyridoxine 5'-phosphate synthase — its product is MLTLGVNIDHIATIRQARRTVEPDPIAGAVLAELAGADGITAHLREDRRHIQDRDIRLLRQTVRTHLNLEMAPTTEMINIALEIKPDYVTLVPENRQEVTTEGGIDIVNNLSRFTEVVAQLEGAGIPVSWFIDADDAQIEAAAKTKAQFIELHTGKYADAPSADIQQQELRALDLGTRRALDLGLRVNAGHGLTYWNVYPVACIEGMEELNIGHSIISRSVLVGLERAVREMKLAMRGQL